The Mycolicibacterium neoaurum DNA segment GCCGGCTTCCGGGACACGCTGAACGGTGTCTCGACCGGGCAGGTCATCGGCGTGGTGCACCCGACGTTCCTCTACGAACTGTTGTGGAACCTGCTGGTGTTCGCGCTGCTCATCTGGGCCGACCGACGGTTCAACCTCGGCCATGGCCGGTTGTTCGCGCTGTATGTGGCCGGGTACTGCGTCGGTAGGTTCTGTGTCGAGCTGTTGCGCAGTGATACCGCGACGTTGATCGCCGGGATCCGGATCAATTCGTTCACCTCGACGTTCGTGTTCATCGGAGCGGTGGTCTACATCATGGTCGCGCCCAAGGGACGCGAGGCGCCCGAGACGTTGGCCGGTAAACAGGCACAGCAGGTGTCGGTGGACGACTTGGATACCGCGGTGATCGCGACGACCAGTGCCGCAGGTGGTGCCACCGCTGCGGTGGCGGTGGCGGATCCGCCGGAGACGAAGGTGGCTCTCGACGAGCAGGAGACCGAGGTCGCCGAAGCGGCCGACCGTGCCGATGTCGACGAGGTGGCTGTCGAGACCGCGGTGCTCGAGATCGCCGAGCCGGACGCGGCCGTTGACGAGGTCGGGCGCGAAGAAGTCGAAGGCGAAGAGGTCGAGGGTTCTGCCATGGCAGAGGCGGCCGATGAGCTCGCGGCCGAGTCTGCCACCGAGGACACTTTCGTCGAGGACTCGGAGTCATCGGAGTCCGAAGTCGAGCAGGGCGGGCCGGAGGCCGAGCTGTTGGCGGTGACCGATGTCGAGCCCGACACTGCGGGTGAGGACGAGGTCGTCGACGAAGCTGATGGACCTGAGGGTGAGGCCGAGGCGGTCGAGACTGCTGAGGGCGAGGATGCGGAGTCCGAAGTCGAGCAGGGCGGGCCGGAGGCCGAGCTGTTGGCGGTGACCGATGTCGAGCCCGACACTGCGGGTGAGGACGAGGTCGTCGACGAAGCTGACAGAGCCGAGGCTGAGGCCGAGGCGGTCGAGACTGCTGAGGACGAGGGGCCGGAGTCCCTGGAATCCTCCGAGGCCGAGTCGGCGGAGTCTGATTCCGCCGCTGAGCCGGATGCCGTGTCTGCGGAGGACAGCGAGCCCGCCGACGACAGTGAGCCTACGACCGAGGCAGCGGCATCAGCCGATGACCCCGACGCGTTGCCGACCGGCCCGGAAGCAGAACTGCTGGCGGTCCAAGGGATCGAGCCGTCCGCTGAGTCCGAGGAATCGGTTGACGCCGAGGACGCCGAACAGTCGGAATCCGAGGACGCTGCTGATCCCGAAGGCACCGCTGAGCCCGAAGACACCGCTGAGCCCGAAGACACTGCCAAAACCGATGACAGCACCGAAACCGAAGTTGCGGCAGCGCCAAAGGACACACCTTTTTCGACAACTCCACTCGTGGCCCGCGAACCCCGCAAGAGGTTCTGGCAGCGCAGGCGCTGAGGCGCCTACGGCTCCTCGCCGGAGTCGTCCTCGCGAGGTCTGAGGAGTTCTTCGGGGTGGTGGTAGTGGTTGACGGTGTCCTGCCCCGTGTCGAGCAATGGCGGCGGATGCCAGTGCACGCGGCCGTCCGGACCGATGCTGGTGGTCCACCCGGTGTCGAACGCCAACTGATTATCGGCGGCACAACCCAATCCGAGTCCGGTGATATCGGTCTGCCCGCCTGCGCTCCAGTCTTGTTCGGCGTGCATGCCCTGGCAACCCGCACCGCTGACCGGGCAGTTGGGCATGGTGCAACCCCGGTCACGACTGATCATGACCAGCCGTTGGGCCTTGGATGCCAGGCGTTTGGAGCGGGCGAGGTAGAGCGGCTCGGCGGTGTGCTCGCGGTAGATCAGCAGGTAGTGGTGCGCATGCGCGGCGAGCCGGATGAGGTCGCGCATCGGCATCCTGGTGCCCACCGAAGTGTGCGCGATACCTGCCGCGTCGTGCAGTTCGGCCAACGTGGTGGACACCACCACCGTGACCGGTAACCCGTTGTGCTGGCCCAATTCCTTGGACATCAACGCGTTTCGAACGACCGCCTTGAGTGCATCGTGATAGCGCTGGGAGGCACCGCGGGTGTCACGAGCGGCCGCACTGCCGGGCTCGACATCCAGTGCGGCGCGGCGCCCCTGCAATTCCTCGATCGGTACCGGCGCGGGACTCGGCTCAGCCAGCGCCGCGTCCAAAGCGGTACGGCGCTGCTCGAAGGGTTCGTCCGTGGGCGCAATGGTCGGCGTATCGGGCTCACTGGGCACAGTCGGTGCCGGTGCGGGCAGACCGTCGGTATCGTCCAACGGGTTCGGTGAGGGGTTGGAAACCGGCTCTTCGTCGGCGGGATTGTTGACCCCCGGAGCGCCCCACACCTGATTCACCGTCTTGAGATAGGCGCCCAGTTCCGGATCGACCCACCCCGAGATGCGGATCAACCCGTCGGCGTCCTGGCGGCCCAAGCTGATCCCGCGCTCATGAGCAGCGATATCGGGACCATCGCCATCGGGGTTGAGCGCGCAGAGCGCGTAGTCGGCGACCTCCCGCAAGGTGCGCGGAGTGATCCCGGCCGCCGCCGCAACCAGATCCGCCTCCAGCTCCTCGCACCGGTGCCGTTCTGCGTATCGGCCCGCCCGCTCGACCGCGGTCCTGATCTCCTGCACATGATCTAGGTTGATGGTGCCCTCGGCCAATGCCGCGGCACATGCCGGTAGGGCCGGCCCCAGCAGTCGGCCGTCAAGGCTGTGGCGGGGCCCGAGATCGGCAGCGTCACGCAACCGGCGGGCGGCCTCGGCCTCAGAGATCCGCAGCCGGATGGTCAGGATCTGCGCCCACGTACGCGCACCGATGTCCTTGGGCGTGCTCTGGGCCTGCAGCGCGGCCATGATGCGGTGGTCGAGCACGGCGGTGGTGCGGGCGCGGTGCTCGCGCCGGGATTGCAGGGTCAACAGATCCGCCGGCGACAGCCGTGTGACATCGAGGGCGGCGAGTTGCGCGCATGCGGAATCGTAGGCATCGAAGGCCGCCAGCACAGCCTCTCGATCCGACACCCCATTCGCTAGCATGTTCGAAATTCTACCGACGCCCACCGACATGTGAACGCGTTATCCACAGGCCGCCCAGCTATCCACAGATTGCGAAAAGCTTATGGCGCCCAACCGCTTTGAGGTGTACAAGCAGGCAGTTCGGTACATGAACCTCGGCGGCGGCAAAGCCCGCAGAAGGCTCCCGGACACGCGGGTCGCATGTTTCCGTTTAATTTCGTCGATGCTGCGGTCGTGAAACCCCTGCCGCACCAGGGCCATCGGACTCGGTGTGAGTAGGTGTTGACAACGCCGACATGGTGGTGCAACCGGTGCGGA contains these protein-coding regions:
- the lgt gene encoding prolipoprotein diacylglyceryl transferase is translated as MTVTTLAYIPSPDQGVWFIGSVPLRAYALCIIAGIVAALVIGDRRWAARGGERGVIYDIALWAVPFGLVGGRLYHVMTDWPTYFGEGGAGLVAAFRIWDGGLGIWGAVALGAVGAWIGCRQRGIPLPAFGDAIAPGIILAQAIGRLGNYFNQELYGRATTVPWGLEIYERRDAAGFRDTLNGVSTGQVIGVVHPTFLYELLWNLLVFALLIWADRRFNLGHGRLFALYVAGYCVGRFCVELLRSDTATLIAGIRINSFTSTFVFIGAVVYIMVAPKGREAPETLAGKQAQQVSVDDLDTAVIATTSAAGGATAAVAVADPPETKVALDEQETEVAEAADRADVDEVAVETAVLEIAEPDAAVDEVGREEVEGEEVEGSAMAEAADELAAESATEDTFVEDSESSESEVEQGGPEAELLAVTDVEPDTAGEDEVVDEADGPEGEAEAVETAEGEDAESEVEQGGPEAELLAVTDVEPDTAGEDEVVDEADRAEAEAEAVETAEDEGPESLESSEAESAESDSAAEPDAVSAEDSEPADDSEPTTEAAASADDPDALPTGPEAELLAVQGIEPSAESEESVDAEDAEQSESEDAADPEGTAEPEDTAEPEDTAKTDDSTETEVAAAPKDTPFSTTPLVAREPRKRFWQRRR
- a CDS encoding DUF222 domain-containing protein, translating into MLANGVSDREAVLAAFDAYDSACAQLAALDVTRLSPADLLTLQSRREHRARTTAVLDHRIMAALQAQSTPKDIGARTWAQILTIRLRISEAEAARRLRDAADLGPRHSLDGRLLGPALPACAAALAEGTINLDHVQEIRTAVERAGRYAERHRCEELEADLVAAAAGITPRTLREVADYALCALNPDGDGPDIAAHERGISLGRQDADGLIRISGWVDPELGAYLKTVNQVWGAPGVNNPADEEPVSNPSPNPLDDTDGLPAPAPTVPSEPDTPTIAPTDEPFEQRRTALDAALAEPSPAPVPIEELQGRRAALDVEPGSAAARDTRGASQRYHDALKAVVRNALMSKELGQHNGLPVTVVVSTTLAELHDAAGIAHTSVGTRMPMRDLIRLAAHAHHYLLIYREHTAEPLYLARSKRLASKAQRLVMISRDRGCTMPNCPVSGAGCQGMHAEQDWSAGGQTDITGLGLGCAADNQLAFDTGWTTSIGPDGRVHWHPPPLLDTGQDTVNHYHHPEELLRPREDDSGEEP